One stretch of Chryseobacterium scophthalmum DNA includes these proteins:
- a CDS encoding T9SS type B sorting domain-containing protein, protein MKKTLLFILFCISQSFYSQADCSTALAVCGNSNITYNPTGIGLVDETLGGCLTEGEHNSIWYKLTIATGGTLTFDLVPTNPNADYDWAMYGPNVTCASLGAPIRCNAATVIGVGASTGLNMTSTILSAAGGSPTPYCRYLDVVAGETYYLYLDNWVGAGGSTTAPFSLTWGGTATLASPFTDPVLQPNPFVPPGIPAANPNNPREILICSSPALFDFSTLTPGILNGNPNFIVTYHTSQNDALSGASPITAPLIVNTTTTYYYSIHYQDPASPNNALNSCRQIGAFKFKLGNITANDATIFACNNNKKGQGTFNLTTANVFGGTNVTITYYPTLANLNAGTGQIANPSQYVSAEGVVYAYVKTTDGCSDYAVITLRFYPEVVVNDATLRACTFDVNLKTASFNLTTASVTAQTGTTKKYYPFLTDATNGTNEISNFTNYISPNGVVYVRVIDGNGCYGIAKIKLEVIPPVYSTVLKDKTICIEDKTTLDAGAGFDGYEWSTGATTQTISNVGVGTYWVKLKTGDCIILQNVKVYSSEQPVITSVDISNTTITINVNGGKAPYQYSMDGIAWQDSNVFTNIKRGDHKIYVKDAYDCEPIEIGIVVPNLVNVITPNGDGINDVIDYSALANKQNLIFNVFDRYGNKIFQADKMNNYKWDGTAGNKKVPTGNYWYSVSWNENDKKGTPIKYSGWVLLKNRE, encoded by the coding sequence ATGAAAAAAACTCTACTATTCATTCTTTTTTGTATTTCACAAAGTTTTTATTCACAGGCAGATTGTTCTACTGCTTTAGCTGTTTGTGGAAATTCTAATATTACGTACAATCCCACTGGAATTGGCTTGGTTGATGAAACATTGGGTGGCTGTCTCACAGAAGGAGAACACAATTCAATATGGTATAAATTAACGATTGCAACCGGTGGTACACTTACTTTTGATTTGGTCCCTACCAATCCCAATGCAGATTATGATTGGGCGATGTATGGGCCAAATGTTACATGCGCAAGTTTAGGTGCGCCTATTCGATGTAATGCAGCAACGGTAATAGGAGTGGGTGCTTCCACAGGATTGAATATGACGAGCACGATATTAAGTGCTGCGGGAGGTTCTCCTACTCCTTATTGTCGGTATTTAGATGTAGTTGCAGGAGAAACATATTATTTATATTTAGATAACTGGGTTGGTGCAGGTGGAAGTACAACAGCTCCTTTTTCTCTAACTTGGGGTGGAACGGCTACTTTAGCTTCTCCTTTTACGGATCCTGTTTTACAGCCAAATCCATTTGTACCACCAGGAATTCCTGCGGCTAACCCGAATAACCCACGTGAGATTCTTATTTGTTCAAGTCCCGCTTTGTTTGATTTCAGTACACTTACTCCAGGAATCTTAAACGGAAACCCAAATTTTATTGTTACTTATCATACATCACAGAATGATGCGCTTTCGGGAGCAAGTCCTATTACTGCTCCTTTAATTGTGAATACAACAACAACTTATTATTATAGTATTCATTATCAAGATCCAGCGAGCCCTAATAATGCACTTAATTCTTGCCGACAAATCGGTGCTTTTAAATTTAAATTAGGAAATATTACAGCGAATGACGCAACAATTTTTGCATGTAACAATAATAAAAAAGGTCAGGGAACATTTAACTTAACCACAGCGAATGTTTTTGGAGGTACAAATGTTACAATAACTTATTATCCTACATTGGCAAATCTAAATGCAGGAACAGGGCAAATTGCCAATCCTAGTCAATATGTTTCTGCAGAAGGAGTTGTTTATGCTTATGTGAAAACAACAGACGGTTGTTCAGATTATGCAGTAATTACTTTACGTTTCTACCCGGAAGTTGTAGTGAATGATGCTACTTTGAGAGCTTGTACATTTGATGTCAATCTTAAAACGGCTTCTTTTAATCTTACAACAGCTTCAGTGACGGCTCAGACAGGAACTACAAAAAAATATTATCCATTTCTTACCGATGCAACGAATGGAACTAACGAAATTTCAAACTTCACAAACTATATTTCTCCAAATGGAGTGGTTTATGTAAGAGTTATAGACGGAAACGGATGTTATGGTATTGCAAAAATTAAATTAGAAGTAATTCCTCCAGTGTACTCTACGGTTTTAAAAGATAAAACAATTTGTATTGAAGACAAAACCACTTTGGATGCAGGAGCAGGCTTTGATGGCTATGAGTGGAGTACAGGTGCAACTACGCAAACTATTTCTAATGTGGGAGTTGGAACGTATTGGGTGAAATTAAAAACCGGAGATTGTATCATTCTGCAAAACGTAAAAGTATATTCTTCAGAACAACCGGTTATTACAAGTGTTGATATTTCTAATACGACTATAACAATTAATGTAAATGGAGGAAAAGCTCCTTACCAATATTCAATGGATGGTATCGCTTGGCAAGATTCTAACGTATTTACGAATATAAAAAGAGGAGATCACAAAATCTACGTGAAAGATGCTTACGATTGTGAACCAATAGAAATCGGAATTGTTGTTCCAAATCTGGTGAATGTTATCACTCCAAACGGAGACGGCATCAATGATGTGATAGATTATTCTGCTTTGGCAAACAAACAGAATTTGATCTTCAATGTTTTTGATAGATACGGAAATAAAATTTTCCAAGCAGATAAAATGAATAATTATAAATGGGACGGAACTGCAGGTAATAAAAAAGTTCCTACCGGAAATTATTGGTATTCTGTGTCATGGAATGAAAATGACAAAAAAGGAACACCAATTAAATACTCAGGTTGGGTATTGTTGAAAAACAGAGAATAA
- a CDS encoding nuclear transport factor 2 family protein, with protein sequence MNCKISHFMQDLNSLNIEKLEKWFTDETVIWIPPTKEISGKSRILALFRAIFRRYEKIEWSVSEIFNLGNNKYFYQTNSLGNISGKGSYANEICTIIQFSECGKILYLSDYFKDTKVFN encoded by the coding sequence ATGAATTGTAAGATTAGCCATTTTATGCAGGATTTGAATTCCTTAAACATTGAAAAGCTTGAAAAATGGTTTACTGATGAAACTGTGATTTGGATTCCGCCTACAAAAGAAATTTCAGGGAAAAGCAGAATCTTAGCACTATTCAGAGCTATTTTCAGAAGATACGAAAAGATCGAATGGAGTGTTTCCGAAATTTTCAATCTGGGAAATAACAAATATTTTTACCAAACCAACTCTTTAGGCAACATATCCGGAAAAGGAAGTTATGCCAATGAGATCTGTACCATCATACAATTTTCAGAATGCGGAAAAATACTTTATCTCTCTGATTACTTTAAAGATACAAAGGTTTTTAATTAA
- a CDS encoding DUF1572 domain-containing protein has protein sequence MKDLFIKRFEYYKMLGDKSFAQLSDEQIFWQFNEESNSIAVIVKHVAGNMLSRWTNFLTEDGEKSWRNRDEEFVNTFKSKDEVLDYWEKGWSCLFDALSQINDENLYSKIYIRNEAHSVIDAVFRQLAHYPYHIGQIVFIAKMMKNEDWKTLSIARNKSQDFNNEMKDKFSEK, from the coding sequence ATGAAAGATCTATTTATTAAAAGATTTGAATACTATAAAATGCTCGGCGACAAATCATTTGCACAACTTTCAGATGAGCAGATTTTCTGGCAGTTCAATGAAGAAAGTAATTCCATTGCGGTGATTGTGAAGCATGTTGCAGGAAACATGCTGTCGAGATGGACGAATTTTTTAACGGAGGATGGTGAAAAATCCTGGAGAAACCGTGATGAAGAATTCGTAAATACTTTTAAATCGAAAGATGAGGTTTTAGACTATTGGGAAAAAGGCTGGAGTTGTCTTTTTGATGCTTTGAGTCAAATTAATGATGAAAATTTATATTCAAAAATTTATATAAGAAACGAGGCGCATTCGGTGATTGATGCGGTTTTCAGACAATTGGCACATTATCCTTATCATATCGGTCAGATTGTTTTTATTGCTAAAATGATGAAAAATGAAGACTGGAAAACGCTTTCTATTGCAAGAAATAAATCTCAGGATTTTAATAATGAAATGAAAGATAAATTCTCTGAAAAATGA
- the mtaB gene encoding tRNA (N(6)-L-threonylcarbamoyladenosine(37)-C(2))-methylthiotransferase MtaB, producing the protein MSHFHRTAAFHTLGCKLNFAETSTIARQLTDAGYDKVSFDDRADIYVINTCSVTENADRECKLHVKRAMKANPEGLVVIVGCYAQLKPEEISQITGVDLVLGAKEKFNILSYLDDLEKSESEGVVHSCEIEETDFFIGSYSIGDRTRAFLKVQDGCDYKCTYCTIPLARGISRSDTIENVLKNAREIAERDIKEIVLTGVNIGDYGKGEFGNKRHEHTFLDLISELNQVEGIERIRISSIEPNLLKDESIELVSKSKSFVPHFHIPLQSGSDELLKKMKRRYLTKLYNDRVNKIREVMPDAAIGVDVIVGFPGETEELFMETYNFLNELPISYLHVFTYSERENTEAAGMQGVVPIPERKKRNKMLRILSEKKKMAFYQTQLGKTLPVLWEHENKDGKMYGFTENYVRVQKDFDQASVNQIEFLNLEKILSDGTVSVQSSYESFLAKA; encoded by the coding sequence ATGTCTCACTTTCATAGAACTGCCGCATTTCATACTCTTGGCTGCAAATTAAACTTTGCGGAAACATCTACTATTGCCCGTCAATTAACAGATGCAGGTTATGATAAGGTAAGTTTTGATGATAGAGCAGATATTTATGTAATCAATACTTGTTCGGTTACCGAAAACGCCGACCGTGAATGTAAACTTCACGTAAAAAGAGCAATGAAAGCCAATCCTGAAGGTCTGGTCGTAATTGTTGGATGTTATGCACAGCTGAAACCTGAAGAAATTTCACAAATCACGGGGGTAGATTTGGTTCTTGGAGCCAAAGAAAAATTCAATATTTTAAGCTATCTCGACGATTTAGAAAAATCTGAAAGCGAAGGTGTTGTTCATTCATGTGAAATCGAAGAAACTGATTTTTTTATCGGAAGTTATTCCATTGGTGACAGAACCAGAGCTTTTTTGAAAGTTCAGGATGGTTGTGATTACAAATGTACGTACTGTACAATTCCTTTAGCAAGAGGTATTTCCCGTTCAGATACTATCGAAAATGTATTGAAAAACGCCAGAGAAATTGCCGAAAGAGACATCAAAGAAATTGTTTTAACAGGTGTGAATATCGGTGATTACGGTAAAGGTGAGTTTGGAAATAAAAGACACGAACATACTTTTTTAGATTTAATTTCTGAACTTAATCAAGTTGAAGGAATTGAAAGAATCCGTATTTCTTCTATTGAGCCTAATCTTTTGAAAGATGAAAGCATCGAATTGGTTTCTAAAAGCAAGAGTTTTGTACCGCATTTTCATATCCCTTTGCAATCGGGAAGTGATGAATTGCTGAAAAAAATGAAGCGTCGTTATCTTACCAAATTGTATAACGACAGGGTTAATAAAATCCGCGAAGTAATGCCCGATGCGGCAATTGGTGTAGATGTTATTGTTGGTTTCCCTGGTGAAACCGAAGAATTATTCATGGAAACGTATAACTTCCTGAATGAACTCCCTATTTCATATCTTCATGTATTTACTTATTCTGAAAGAGAAAATACTGAAGCGGCAGGAATGCAGGGTGTTGTTCCGATTCCGGAAAGAAAAAAACGTAATAAAATGCTTAGAATTCTTTCTGAAAAGAAAAAAATGGCATTTTATCAGACTCAATTAGGAAAGACGCTTCCCGTTCTTTGGGAGCACGAAAATAAAGACGGCAAAATGTACGGCTTCACAGAAAACTATGTGAGGGTGCAAAAAGATTTTGACCAGGCTTCAGTAAATCAAATTGAATTTCTAAATTTAGAAAAAATCCTGTCAGATGGCACGGTTTCTGTGCAATCGTCTTACGAAAGTTTTTTAGCAAAAGCATAG
- a CDS encoding FMN-binding glutamate synthase family protein: MRDKFLSWGIVLVAATWVVALLIKAHYWIPTLLTAIYALGVYNSYQSKHAILRNFPVLGYFRYFFEGISPEMQQYFIERETDGKPFPRNQRSAVYRRSKNISDTVPFGTQLEVNHRKYEGIKHSIYAKSPKEELPRVWVGGEQCTQPYHASLFNISAMSFGALSDRAQISLNKGAKKGNFYHNTGEGGISPHHLEGGDLCWQIGTGYFGCRDDEGKFNPELFTKYSTLPSVKMIEIKLSQGAKPGHGGVLPGVKNTPEIAKIRHVQPGLTIISPPSHSSFSDAAGLLRFVQQLRELSGGKPVGFKLCIGDTKEFEDICVQMNVLKIYPDFITIDGAEGGTGAAPPEFSDGVGMPLEPALIFVNRTLRNYNLRNKLRVIASGKVLTSLDILRAVAMGADMCNNARGFMFSLGCIQALRCNNNNCPTGVATQDKMLIKGLDVTDKAERVYHFHKNTLHTCNELIAAAGRSSYEEVDASMFMRGDEFEHLSDKYFPDILGNVR; this comes from the coding sequence ATGAGAGATAAGTTCTTATCTTGGGGAATTGTATTGGTAGCTGCAACATGGGTTGTGGCGTTACTGATCAAAGCACATTATTGGATTCCTACGCTGTTAACAGCAATTTACGCATTAGGAGTTTATAATTCTTACCAATCAAAACACGCAATTCTGAGGAATTTTCCTGTTTTGGGATATTTCAGGTATTTTTTTGAAGGTATTTCACCTGAAATGCAGCAGTATTTCATTGAAAGAGAAACAGACGGAAAACCATTTCCCAGAAACCAACGTTCTGCAGTGTATAGACGTTCAAAAAATATTAGCGACACCGTTCCTTTTGGAACTCAGTTAGAAGTAAATCATAGAAAATATGAAGGAATTAAGCATTCTATTTATGCTAAATCTCCAAAAGAAGAACTTCCGAGAGTTTGGGTAGGAGGTGAGCAGTGTACTCAGCCTTATCATGCTTCGTTGTTTAATATTTCAGCAATGAGTTTTGGTGCATTGAGTGACAGAGCTCAAATTTCGTTAAATAAAGGGGCAAAAAAAGGGAATTTTTATCATAATACAGGAGAAGGAGGGATCTCACCTCACCATTTAGAAGGAGGAGATTTATGCTGGCAAATAGGAACCGGATATTTCGGCTGTAGAGATGATGAAGGAAAATTTAATCCTGAATTATTCACAAAATATTCTACTCTTCCAAGTGTAAAAATGATTGAGATTAAATTATCTCAAGGTGCAAAACCTGGTCATGGTGGAGTTTTACCGGGTGTGAAAAACACTCCCGAAATTGCTAAAATACGCCACGTACAACCCGGTCTTACTATTATTTCTCCGCCTTCGCATTCATCTTTTTCTGATGCTGCAGGATTGTTGAGGTTTGTACAGCAGTTAAGAGAACTTTCTGGTGGAAAACCTGTTGGTTTTAAGCTTTGTATTGGTGATACCAAAGAGTTTGAAGATATTTGCGTTCAGATGAATGTTCTGAAAATTTATCCTGATTTTATTACCATCGACGGAGCAGAAGGAGGAACCGGAGCTGCGCCACCAGAGTTTTCTGATGGAGTAGGGATGCCTTTAGAACCTGCTTTAATATTTGTAAATCGTACACTAAGAAATTATAATCTTAGAAATAAATTACGCGTAATAGCCAGCGGAAAAGTATTGACAAGTTTAGATATTTTGCGAGCGGTTGCAATGGGAGCAGACATGTGTAATAATGCACGAGGATTTATGTTTTCTCTTGGCTGTATTCAGGCTTTGAGATGTAATAACAACAATTGTCCGACGGGTGTAGCGACGCAAGATAAAATGTTGATTAAAGGGCTTGATGTGACTGATAAAGCAGAAAGAGTATATCATTTCCACAAAAATACTTTACATACGTGTAACGAGTTGATTGCTGCTGCAGGAAGAAGCTCTTATGAAGAAGTTGATGCAAGTATGTTTATGCGAGGTGATGAGTTTGAGCATCTTTCAGATAAATATTTCCCGGATATTTTAGGGAATGTGAGATAA
- a CDS encoding RNA-binding S4 domain-containing protein: MRIDKFLWSIRFYKTRSVSADEIKKNRVSIGTSVVKSSKEVKEGDVIKIRKNQIEYKIKVIQIPKSRIGAKLVPLHIKDVTDKDQYEQLMMRKMSQEYYRNRGEGRPTKKDRRDMDDYVENDVTADFTDWDDFFGEDGSDTETND, encoded by the coding sequence ATGAGAATAGATAAATTTTTATGGAGCATTCGTTTTTATAAAACAAGATCGGTATCTGCAGATGAAATAAAAAAGAACAGAGTTTCTATCGGAACCTCGGTTGTGAAGTCCTCCAAAGAAGTAAAAGAAGGAGATGTTATTAAAATTCGCAAGAATCAAATCGAATATAAAATTAAAGTAATACAGATCCCTAAAAGTAGAATTGGAGCTAAGTTAGTTCCGCTTCATATCAAAGATGTGACAGATAAAGATCAGTATGAGCAATTAATGATGAGAAAAATGTCTCAGGAGTATTATCGAAACAGAGGAGAAGGTAGGCCTACCAAAAAAGACAGAAGAGATATGGATGATTATGTAGAAAATGATGTCACTGCAGATTTTACAGATTGGGATGATTTTTTTGGTGAAGATGGCAGTGATACTGAAACCAATGACTAA
- a CDS encoding shikimate kinase, translating into MIISLVGYMGSGKSHISKILSDKINFKLIDLDKEISRRNKLTIPEIFEKKGEIYFRKLERETLEEILASQENIVLSLGGGTPVYYNNMEIINNNSKSVFLRASIATLAERISKQKEKRPLIAKIADEDIPEFIAKHLFERNVYYSKAQFSINTDNKNPEDIIQEIIEKLYL; encoded by the coding sequence ATGATAATTTCACTAGTAGGATACATGGGGAGTGGCAAATCTCACATTTCCAAAATATTAAGCGATAAAATAAATTTTAAATTAATTGACCTCGACAAAGAGATTTCTCGTCGAAATAAATTGACCATTCCCGAAATCTTCGAAAAAAAGGGAGAAATTTACTTTAGAAAGCTAGAAAGAGAAACTTTGGAGGAAATTTTAGCCAGCCAAGAAAACATCGTTTTGAGTCTGGGTGGAGGAACACCGGTTTATTATAATAATATGGAAATTATTAATAATAATTCGAAGAGTGTTTTTCTAAGAGCTTCAATCGCTACTTTAGCAGAAAGAATTTCAAAGCAGAAAGAAAAAAGACCTTTAATTGCAAAAATTGCTGATGAAGACATCCCTGAATTTATTGCTAAACATTTATTTGAGAGAAATGTTTATTACAGCAAGGCACAATTCAGCATTAATACAGATAATAAAAATCCCGAAGACATTATTCAGGAGATAATAGAAAAGCTCTATCTCTAG